One region of Streptomyces davaonensis JCM 4913 genomic DNA includes:
- a CDS encoding LysM peptidoglycan-binding domain-containing protein has translation MLSGNGRHRRPRQAPALIVAAGVTGSAIAIPLLGASGASAAEGTAWDRVAECESGGYWSEDSGNGYYGGLQVTQENWERYGGTTYAESADQASRSQQIAVAERILADQGLAAWPTCGPLSGLDEESGSVDLDTGVAGDESASSGDSGSSGLLDSIDGDEDSDEQGNSPSEESDNSTKSDKSSKSPESEESEDPRESAESSQSSGSSESPDGDPSQEVDSKPTATPGRDNSDNIGQNDGDSALTDTGANGTGRHRGEPADEGVTDGSYVVRDGDSLTGIADSLDLNGGWRGLYAANKSTVGTDPDLILPGQTLEVGVEPGEKQR, from the coding sequence ATGCTCTCCGGGAACGGTCGTCACCGTCGCCCCCGCCAGGCCCCGGCTCTCATCGTCGCGGCCGGAGTGACCGGCTCCGCCATCGCCATCCCGCTCCTCGGCGCCTCGGGCGCGAGCGCGGCGGAGGGCACCGCATGGGACCGGGTCGCGGAGTGCGAGAGCGGCGGCTACTGGAGCGAGGACAGCGGCAACGGCTACTACGGGGGCCTCCAGGTCACCCAGGAGAACTGGGAGCGCTACGGCGGCACGACGTACGCCGAGAGCGCGGACCAGGCCAGCCGCTCCCAGCAGATAGCCGTGGCCGAGCGCATCCTCGCCGATCAGGGCCTCGCCGCCTGGCCGACCTGCGGCCCGCTCTCCGGCCTTGACGAGGAGTCCGGCTCGGTCGACCTCGACACGGGGGTGGCGGGCGACGAGTCCGCTTCGTCCGGTGACTCCGGTTCATCCGGCCTGCTGGACTCCATCGACGGCGACGAGGACTCCGACGAGCAGGGCAACTCGCCCTCCGAAGAGTCGGACAACTCGACCAAGTCGGACAAGTCCTCCAAGTCCCCGGAGTCCGAAGAGTCGGAAGACCCCCGCGAATCGGCGGAATCCAGCCAGTCGTCCGGGTCGTCCGAATCCCCTGACGGCGACCCTTCTCAGGAAGTCGACAGCAAGCCCACAGCCACCCCGGGTCGGGACAATTCGGACAACATCGGCCAGAACGACGGTGATTCCGCCCTCACCGACACCGGCGCCAACGGCACCGGCCGCCACCGTGGCGAACCCGCCGACGAGGGCGTCACGGACGGCTCGTATGTCGTGCGTGACGGCGACAGCCTCACCGGCATCGCCGACTCCCTTGACCTCAACGGCGGATGGCGCGGGCTCTACGCCGCCAACAAGTCGACCGTGGGCACCGACCCGGACCTCATCCTCCCCGGTCAGACCCTCGAAGTAGGGGTCGAACCGGGCGAAAAGCAGCGGTAG
- a CDS encoding transglycosylase family protein: MLFSGKGKHRRPSKATRAIAIAGVTGVAVAAPLMAVGSASAATASEWDAVAQCESGGNWSINTGNGYYGGLQFSASTWAAYGGTQYAATADQASKSQQIEIAEKVLAGQGKGAWPSCGVGLSSATYTGGSTETSTQPSTETRTTEEQPASRSTERPAQKADKAKKTVTTPTGKKVKKGDGEYKVVKGDTLSTIAEEHDVKGGWEKLFKLNKDIVEDADLIYPGQQLHLK, encoded by the coding sequence ATGCTGTTTTCCGGCAAGGGCAAGCACCGTCGTCCGTCCAAGGCCACCCGCGCCATCGCCATCGCCGGTGTCACCGGCGTCGCGGTCGCCGCTCCGCTGATGGCGGTCGGCAGCGCCTCCGCCGCCACCGCCTCCGAGTGGGACGCCGTCGCCCAGTGCGAGTCCGGCGGCAACTGGTCCATCAACACCGGCAACGGCTACTACGGCGGCCTTCAGTTCTCGGCCTCCACCTGGGCCGCGTACGGCGGCACGCAGTACGCCGCCACCGCCGACCAGGCCAGCAAGTCCCAGCAGATCGAGATCGCCGAGAAGGTCCTCGCGGGCCAGGGCAAGGGCGCCTGGCCGTCCTGCGGCGTCGGCCTGTCGAGCGCCACCTACACCGGCGGCTCCACCGAGACCAGCACCCAGCCGAGCACCGAGACCCGTACGACCGAGGAGCAGCCCGCCTCCCGTTCGACCGAGCGTCCGGCGCAGAAGGCCGACAAGGCCAAGAAGACCGTCACCACCCCGACCGGCAAGAAGGTCAAGAAGGGTGACGGCGAGTACAAGGTCGTCAAGGGTGACACCCTCAGCACCATCGCCGAGGAGCACGACGTCAAGGGCGGCTGGGAGAAGCTCTTCAAGCTGAACAAGGACATCGTCGAGGACGCCGACCTGATCTACCCCGGTCAGCAGCTGCACCTCAAGTAA
- the eno gene encoding phosphopyruvate hydratase has translation MLVPSIDVVVAREILDSRGNPTVEVEVGLDDGSTGRAAVPSGASTGAFEAIELRDGDPNRYQGKGVEKAVLAVIEQIGPELVGYDATEQRLIDQAMFDLDATDNKGSLGANAILGVSLAVAHAASEASDLPLFRYLGGPNAHLLPVPMMNILNGGSHADSNVDIQEFMIAPIGAESFSEALRWGAEVYHTLKKVLKTKGLSTGLGDEGGFAPNLESNRAALDLILEAIKEAGYTPGEQIALALDVAASEFYKDGVYTFEGKERSAAEMTEYYAELVEAYPLVSIEDPLFEDDWAGWKIITDKLGDKVQIVGDDLFVTNPERLARGIEEGTANALLVKVNQIGSLTETLDAVEMAQRNGFKCMMSHRSGETEDVTIADLAVAVNCGQIKTGAPARSDRVAKYNQLLRIEEILDDAAVYAGRSAFPRFKG, from the coding sequence ATGCTCGTGCCGTCCATCGACGTCGTCGTAGCCCGGGAAATCCTGGACTCCCGAGGCAACCCCACGGTCGAGGTCGAGGTCGGCCTCGACGACGGCAGCACGGGTCGTGCCGCCGTTCCGTCCGGCGCCTCCACGGGTGCCTTCGAGGCCATCGAGCTCCGTGACGGTGACCCGAACCGCTACCAGGGCAAGGGTGTCGAGAAGGCCGTCCTCGCCGTCATCGAGCAGATCGGCCCGGAGCTGGTCGGCTACGACGCCACCGAGCAGCGCCTGATCGACCAGGCCATGTTCGACCTGGACGCCACCGACAACAAGGGCTCCCTCGGCGCCAACGCCATCCTCGGCGTCTCCCTCGCCGTCGCCCACGCCGCCTCCGAGGCCAGCGACCTCCCGCTCTTCCGCTACCTGGGCGGCCCGAACGCGCACCTGCTGCCCGTTCCGATGATGAACATCCTGAACGGCGGCTCGCACGCCGACTCCAACGTGGACATCCAGGAGTTCATGATCGCCCCGATCGGCGCGGAGTCCTTCTCCGAGGCCCTGCGCTGGGGCGCCGAGGTCTACCACACCCTCAAGAAGGTGCTGAAGACCAAGGGTCTGTCCACCGGCCTCGGCGACGAGGGCGGCTTCGCCCCGAACCTGGAGTCCAACCGCGCCGCCCTCGACCTCATCCTCGAGGCCATCAAGGAGGCCGGTTACACCCCCGGCGAGCAGATCGCCCTCGCCCTCGACGTGGCCGCGTCCGAGTTCTACAAGGACGGCGTCTACACCTTCGAGGGCAAGGAGCGCTCCGCCGCCGAGATGACCGAGTACTACGCCGAGCTCGTCGAGGCGTACCCGCTCGTCTCCATCGAGGACCCGCTCTTCGAGGACGACTGGGCCGGCTGGAAGATCATCACCGACAAGCTGGGCGACAAGGTCCAGATCGTCGGCGACGACCTCTTCGTCACCAACCCCGAGCGTCTCGCCCGCGGCATCGAGGAGGGCACCGCCAACGCCCTGCTCGTCAAGGTGAACCAGATCGGCTCGCTGACCGAGACCCTGGACGCCGTCGAGATGGCCCAGCGCAACGGCTTCAAGTGCATGATGTCCCACCGCTCCGGCGAGACCGAGGACGTCACCATCGCCGACCTCGCCGTCGCGGTGAACTGCGGTCAGATCAAGACCGGCGCCCCGGCCCGCTCGGACCGCGTCGCCAAGTACAACCAGCTGCTGCGCATCGAGGAGATCCTCGACGACGCCGCGGTGTACGCCGGCCGCTCGGCGTTCCCCCGTTTCAAGGGCTGA
- a CDS encoding FtsB family cell division protein, with product MAVKDRDRFSTATRIRLLGEQTAARVYRSQTKRQARRSRLTGRAALLALVVCSLVVALAYPIRQYVAQRAEIADLERQREQARERVEDLRDLKARWKDDAYAEQRIRERLHYVMPGETGYVVIDPDAAKQTRTDLGAADRAWYANVWDGVDKSDAADR from the coding sequence ATGGCCGTGAAGGACCGGGACCGGTTCTCCACCGCGACCAGGATCCGGTTGCTCGGCGAGCAGACGGCGGCCCGGGTCTACCGTTCCCAGACCAAACGGCAGGCCCGCCGCTCCCGGCTGACCGGCCGCGCGGCCCTGCTCGCCCTCGTCGTCTGCTCCCTGGTCGTCGCCCTCGCCTACCCGATAAGGCAGTACGTCGCCCAGCGCGCCGAGATCGCCGATCTGGAACGGCAGCGGGAGCAGGCGCGGGAGCGGGTGGAGGATCTGCGCGACCTCAAGGCACGCTGGAAGGACGACGCGTACGCGGAGCAGCGGATCCGGGAGCGGCTGCACTATGTGATGCCGGGTGAGACCGGGTACGTGGTGATCGACCCGGACGCCGCGAAGCAGACGCGCACCGATCTCGGCGCGGCCGACCGGGCCTGGTACGCGAATGTCTGGGACGGGGTCGACAAGTCCGACGCCGCCGACCGCTGA